One Campylobacter concisus DNA window includes the following coding sequences:
- a CDS encoding lipid-binding SYLF domain-containing protein, producing MKRLLIIFLAGLFFTSHLNADVIQNQKLKNAINILNAFGARNLKPNTKFEGIKAIVIIPDVTKAGAIVTGSKGKGVFIAKNDDGEWSSPFFVNYTSGSIGLQLGYSSADMIILFKNSEAYANLFNAKDTISLKAEATGGVGNEVAITSDLPEISAFAEERGKTSGAFVGVSLDVARLKINIQDTNDYYERMYDFENIYNNSPKASKYTLKFKEIISKYFL from the coding sequence ATGAAAAGACTATTAATCATATTTCTTGCTGGTTTATTTTTCACATCACACTTAAACGCTGATGTGATCCAAAATCAAAAGCTAAAAAATGCAATAAATATTTTAAACGCTTTTGGTGCAAGAAATTTAAAGCCAAACACTAAATTTGAAGGCATAAAAGCGATCGTTATAATCCCTGATGTAACAAAAGCAGGCGCTATCGTTACTGGCTCAAAAGGTAAAGGCGTATTTATCGCTAAAAACGATGATGGTGAATGGTCAAGCCCATTTTTTGTAAATTACACATCTGGTAGCATAGGCTTACAACTTGGTTACAGCTCAGCTGATATGATCATATTATTTAAAAATTCAGAAGCTTATGCAAATTTATTTAATGCAAAAGATACGATCAGCCTAAAAGCAGAAGCAACTGGTGGCGTTGGTAATGAAGTAGCGATCACAAGTGATTTGCCTGAAATTTCAGCATTTGCTGAGGAGCGCGGCAAGACAAGTGGTGCTTTTGTAGGCGTCAGCTTAGATGTGGCAAGGCTTAAAATAAATATACAAGATACAAATGATTACTATGAGCGAATGTATGATTTTGAAAATATCTACAACAATAGCCCAAAAGCTAGTAAATACACACTAAAATTTAAAGAAATAATCTCAAAATACTTCTTATAA
- a CDS encoding Fur family transcriptional regulator: protein MDNFELFYKHFKEFLEAFGQKSSELKEQILHVLFISNSHLSAQEISSEIYKIHKNEISMTSIYSFLNFLEMHHLANCFEENGVKKFELNLKSSHDHLICEICEKIVDFEDEIIEQRQEQICKEKNFSEQSHTMILYGICSDCQEKNEN from the coding sequence GTGGATAATTTTGAACTATTTTATAAGCATTTTAAAGAGTTTTTGGAAGCCTTTGGGCAAAAAAGCTCAGAGTTAAAAGAACAAATTTTGCATGTACTTTTCATTAGCAACTCTCATCTAAGTGCTCAAGAAATTTCTTCAGAAATTTACAAAATACACAAGAATGAAATTTCAATGACATCAATTTACTCGTTTTTAAATTTTCTAGAAATGCATCATCTTGCAAACTGCTTTGAAGAAAATGGAGTAAAGAAATTTGAACTAAATTTAAAATCATCGCACGATCATTTGATATGTGAAATTTGTGAAAAGATAGTTGATTTTGAAGATGAGATAATAGAGCAAAGGCAAGAGCAAATTTGCAAAGAAAAAAATTTTAGCGAGCAGTCGCATACAATGATACTTTATGGTATTTGCAGTGATTGCCAAGAGAAAAATGAAAATTAA
- a CDS encoding HMA2 domain-containing protein, whose product MDIKTQTLAQVASYFSMIAHTNGRLRVRVSPKIKELSSSVNLASLDDVIAQINGIKNVKFNKLIGSVTIEYDHEIFPKNLWEDLLKGQNLEEISTRVNEVAKEVKYA is encoded by the coding sequence ATGGATATAAAAACACAAACTTTAGCACAAGTTGCAAGCTATTTTTCAATGATAGCTCACACAAACGGCAGACTAAGAGTAAGAGTTAGTCCAAAGATAAAAGAGCTAAGCAGTAGTGTAAATTTAGCTAGCTTAGATGATGTGATAGCTCAGATAAATGGTATAAAAAATGTAAAATTTAACAAGCTAATCGGCTCTGTAACGATCGAATACGATCATGAAATTTTTCCAAAAAACCTTTGGGAGGATCTTTTAAAAGGGCAAAATTTAGAAGAGATTTCAACTAGAGTAAATGAAGTTGCAAAAGAAGTGAAATATGCTTAA
- a CDS encoding ferritin-like domain-containing protein gives MLNELLNASYTSEKNALSLYENLALFGDVFNEIANIRKNAIILIEKFASTHDYELACENEAIFLPAKNKEDALIQALNYELELNKMYEKFCESLDDEELKDLFFRLWATSSNEYVASLKQRLKEIYSGCEIKNELNLNEISQNFEQNGITNILENYQNDFNEITKSLQNIASGKADKSELAKITNNPNFSFFSGLALGALGISVVSKNFNKDEENE, from the coding sequence ATGCTTAATGAACTTTTAAATGCATCATACACCAGCGAAAAAAACGCACTTAGTTTATATGAAAATTTAGCTTTATTTGGTGATGTTTTTAACGAGATCGCAAATATCAGAAAAAATGCGATCATCTTGATAGAAAAATTTGCAAGTACACATGATTATGAGCTTGCTTGCGAAAATGAAGCTATATTTTTGCCAGCAAAAAATAAAGAAGATGCACTGATACAAGCTTTAAACTATGAGTTAGAGCTAAATAAAATGTATGAAAAATTTTGTGAAAGCTTAGATGACGAGGAGCTAAAAGATCTATTTTTTAGACTTTGGGCTACTTCAAGCAACGAATACGTCGCCTCTTTAAAACAACGTTTAAAAGAAATTTATAGTGGCTGTGAAATAAAAAATGAGCTAAATTTAAATGAAATTTCACAAAATTTTGAGCAAAATGGCATAACAAATATTTTAGAAAACTATCAAAATGACTTTAATGAGATAACTAAAAGCTTGCAAAATATCGCAAGTGGCAAGGCTGATAAAAGCGAGTTAGCAAAGATAACTAATAATCCAAATTTCTCGTTTTTTAGCGGACTTGCGCTTGGGGCATTAGGCATTTCAGTAGTTAGCAAAAATTTTAATAAGGATGAAGAAAATGAATAA
- a CDS encoding oxidoreductase, translating to MNNPYINEENVASETAANNAAATQPSAIDNAINNAAQNLPFVPENFNAAGFVKGLVLGGIAAYVLTNPKAQECVFKAIIKGGELINAGIEELKERFEDVKAELDSQK from the coding sequence ATGAACAACCCTTACATCAACGAAGAAAACGTAGCAAGTGAAACTGCGGCTAACAATGCAGCAGCTACTCAGCCAAGCGCAATCGATAATGCAATAAACAATGCAGCTCAAAATTTGCCATTTGTACCTGAAAATTTTAATGCTGCTGGCTTTGTAAAAGGTCTAGTTTTAGGTGGTATCGCAGCTTATGTACTGACTAATCCAAAAGCGCAAGAGTGCGTATTTAAAGCGATTATCAAAGGTGGCGAGCTTATAAATGCTGGCATAGAAGAACTAAAAGAGCGTTTTGAAGATGTCAAAGCAGAACTTGACTCACAAAAATAA
- a CDS encoding heavy metal translocating P-type ATPase — translation MTHKNKITLAHKSKNRARFICESLNARSDVSAIEAAISERTDALSVRVNKYAKSIIVEFDKSYEKILNFIESYEFPTKAKDPNLPSKANIYKAATALGITPFMSNKTLKSAVTLYATAPNLIEGAKELRHEGVTSKVLEATAIGTSLAMGDHLAANSTNLMINIGEYMEESASHRSDDLIKELAKPNIEEVWVERNLNGEKTLEKVKTENLKKGDIVVVGAGETIGVDGYIVEGNADVNQVSMTGEAEPIPKARGDRVISGTVVDEGRIKIWAENVGSDTATARIKEYIQTSLNEKSAIGVKALKLADKLVPVTLSLAGLSYIINKNMNSVASVLQADYSCALKLATPVAFKSSISKAGRNGILVKGAKAIEALSSVDTFVFDKTGTLTHGRLSVVEIYSFKEGFSQNDILNLTASAEEHYFHPVAEAIVEAANKRGFHHIHHDEVEFIVAHGVKTAMHGKEVVIGSRHFLEDDEMISFKAHEALISKALNSGLTLLYVGYDKELVGVIAMKDDMRENAKDMVKKLRSLGVKEVVMLSGDIKSKAEEVARELGLDRVYAECLPTDKAAIIEELKSEGKKVAFVGDGINDAPSLTKANVGISMHKGADIAKATADISLLKDDIMSVALVKELANKTMDLISSNFRSTVGVNTAILSAATLGMLNPIATAMLHNGTTIWLLLNSMKGVKFKSK, via the coding sequence TTGACTCACAAAAATAAGATCACTCTAGCTCACAAGAGTAAAAATAGAGCAAGGTTTATTTGCGAGAGCCTAAACGCTAGAAGCGATGTTAGCGCTATCGAGGCTGCGATCTCAGAGCGAACTGATGCACTAAGTGTTCGTGTAAATAAATATGCAAAAAGCATCATTGTCGAGTTTGATAAAAGCTATGAGAAAATTTTAAACTTTATTGAAAGCTATGAATTTCCAACAAAGGCAAAAGATCCAAATTTGCCAAGCAAGGCAAATATCTATAAGGCTGCTACTGCACTTGGTATAACGCCATTTATGAGCAATAAAACTCTAAAATCAGCCGTGACTCTTTACGCCACAGCTCCAAATTTAATAGAAGGTGCAAAAGAGCTAAGGCATGAGGGCGTTACTTCAAAAGTACTTGAGGCAACTGCCATTGGTACTAGCCTAGCAATGGGTGATCATTTGGCAGCAAATAGCACAAATTTGATGATAAATATCGGCGAATATATGGAAGAAAGTGCTAGCCACAGAAGTGATGATCTCATCAAAGAGCTAGCAAAACCAAATATCGAAGAAGTCTGGGTCGAGAGAAATTTAAATGGTGAAAAGACGCTTGAAAAAGTAAAAACCGAAAATTTAAAAAAAGGTGATATCGTAGTAGTAGGAGCTGGTGAGACGATAGGCGTTGATGGTTATATCGTTGAAGGTAACGCCGATGTAAATCAAGTCTCAATGACAGGAGAGGCTGAGCCTATACCAAAAGCTAGAGGCGACCGTGTTATAAGTGGCACCGTGGTTGATGAAGGTAGGATAAAAATTTGGGCTGAAAATGTAGGTAGTGATACAGCAACAGCTAGGATCAAAGAGTACATACAAACTTCACTCAATGAAAAATCAGCCATTGGTGTAAAAGCATTAAAACTAGCTGATAAACTTGTGCCTGTTACGCTCTCGCTTGCTGGACTTTCATACATTATAAATAAAAATATGAATAGTGTTGCTAGCGTACTTCAAGCGGACTACTCTTGCGCATTAAAGCTTGCTACACCAGTTGCTTTTAAATCAAGTATCTCAAAAGCTGGCAGAAATGGCATTCTTGTAAAAGGCGCAAAGGCGATCGAAGCTTTAAGCTCAGTTGATACTTTTGTATTTGACAAGACCGGCACTCTGACACATGGACGCCTAAGCGTAGTTGAAATTTACTCATTTAAAGAAGGCTTTTCTCAAAATGATATATTAAATTTAACTGCAAGTGCCGAGGAGCACTACTTTCATCCAGTAGCCGAAGCAATAGTTGAAGCTGCAAATAAGCGTGGTTTCCACCATATTCATCACGATGAAGTTGAATTTATCGTAGCTCACGGCGTAAAAACTGCGATGCACGGCAAAGAGGTAGTTATCGGCAGCAGGCACTTTTTAGAAGATGATGAGATGATAAGTTTTAAAGCTCATGAAGCTTTAATAAGCAAAGCATTAAATAGCGGACTAACCTTACTCTATGTAGGATATGATAAAGAGCTAGTCGGCGTCATCGCTATGAAAGATGATATGAGAGAAAACGCAAAAGATATGGTTAAAAAGCTAAGAAGCCTTGGCGTAAAAGAGGTCGTCATGCTAAGTGGTGATATCAAAAGCAAGGCTGAAGAGGTAGCACGTGAGCTTGGACTTGATAGGGTCTATGCGGAGTGCTTACCAACAGATAAAGCAGCTATCATCGAAGAGCTAAAGAGTGAGGGCAAAAAAGTAGCCTTTGTGGGAGATGGCATAAATGATGCCCCAAGCCTAACTAAAGCAAATGTGGGTATAAGCATGCACAAAGGTGCTGATATAGCTAAAGCAACGGCTGATATAAGTCTTTTAAAAGATGATATCATGAGCGTAGCTCTCGTAAAAGAGCTTGCAAATAAAACAATGGATTTAATTAGCTCAAATTTCCGCTCAACCGTTGGCGTAAACACAGCTATACTAAGTGCTGCGACACTTGGCATGTTAAATCCAATAGCAACTGCCATGCTTCATAATGGCACAACGATTTGGCTTTTATTAAATTCAATGAAGGGCGTAAAATTCAAATCAAAATAA
- a CDS encoding alanine/glycine:cation symporter family protein: MVLDSFLNFLNGKMDVANDFLYGYFLVIILVATGIYFSYLTRFVQFRMFFEACRVLVEKKDKYNKHHLTPFQALMISTASRVGIGNIAGISAAIVSGGPGALFWMCLMAFLGSASAFIESTLAQIYKTKDVFGFKGGPAYYIKNGLGIKWLASLFAVILIITYAYGFNGLQSYTMTSAFEIYYDKAGSNVSFAQSGLPIGIGLILTAFAAVMFFSKSHIIGKVSSYIVPFMALAYISLALIAIVLNFKEIPDVVKMILENAFDFKAIFGGFAGSVIVIGIKRGLFSNEAGMGSAPNAAAAAHTSHPVKQGLVQAMAVFIDMTICIASGMIVLFSQAYLTKQTGSSGEVLTALPLVQAAMKEYFGEFGVHFTTLAVVLFAITSLIGNYYYAQANMKFLTKNHKLTLLFKITAVVMIFIGAQMNLKLAWNIADITMAAMATINIIAIFLLSKVVIIAVKDYEAQRKAGQNPEFDPESLGIKNTSCWNKN; the protein is encoded by the coding sequence ATGGTGCTTGATAGTTTTTTAAATTTTTTAAACGGCAAAATGGACGTAGCCAACGACTTTTTATATGGATATTTTTTAGTCATTATTCTTGTGGCTACGGGAATTTATTTTAGTTATTTGACTCGTTTTGTGCAGTTTAGGATGTTTTTTGAGGCTTGCAGAGTCTTAGTAGAAAAAAAGGACAAGTATAATAAGCACCATTTAACGCCATTTCAAGCACTTATGATCTCGACTGCTTCGCGTGTTGGCATAGGTAATATCGCTGGAATTTCAGCTGCTATCGTCTCGGGCGGTCCGGGTGCTCTTTTTTGGATGTGCTTGATGGCATTTTTAGGATCAGCTTCAGCTTTTATAGAGAGTACGTTAGCGCAAATTTATAAGACAAAAGACGTTTTTGGGTTTAAAGGCGGTCCAGCTTATTACATCAAAAATGGTCTTGGTATAAAATGGCTGGCTTCGCTTTTTGCGGTAATTCTCATCATCACCTACGCATACGGCTTTAACGGACTTCAAAGCTATACAATGACATCAGCTTTTGAAATTTACTACGACAAAGCTGGTAGCAACGTTAGCTTTGCGCAAAGCGGACTACCTATTGGTATCGGCCTTATTCTTACTGCATTTGCGGCAGTTATGTTTTTTAGCAAAAGCCACATCATAGGTAAAGTAAGCTCATACATCGTGCCGTTCATGGCACTTGCCTACATCTCGCTAGCACTTATTGCTATCGTTTTAAATTTCAAAGAAATTCCTGATGTTGTTAAGATGATTTTAGAAAATGCCTTTGATTTTAAAGCGATATTTGGCGGATTTGCCGGCAGCGTGATCGTAATAGGCATCAAAAGAGGCCTTTTCTCAAACGAAGCTGGCATGGGTTCAGCTCCAAACGCAGCAGCTGCAGCACATACTAGCCACCCAGTAAAACAAGGCCTGGTTCAAGCAATGGCAGTCTTTATAGACATGACGATATGTATCGCCTCTGGTATGATCGTGCTATTTTCACAGGCCTATCTTACGAAACAAACTGGCTCAAGTGGCGAGGTGCTAACAGCACTTCCTCTCGTTCAAGCCGCAATGAAAGAGTATTTTGGTGAATTTGGAGTTCATTTTACCACTCTTGCAGTCGTACTTTTTGCCATCACTTCGCTTATTGGCAACTACTACTACGCTCAGGCAAATATGAAATTTTTAACCAAAAACCACAAGCTTACATTGCTATTTAAGATAACAGCTGTCGTTATGATATTTATTGGTGCTCAGATGAATTTAAAACTCGCTTGGAATATCGCTGATATCACAATGGCTGCAATGGCAACTATCAACATCATCGCTATATTCTTACTTTCAAAAGTAGTGATAATAGCAGTCAAAGACTACGAAGCTCAAAGAAAAGCTGGGCAAAATCCAGAATTTGACCCAGAAAGTCTTGGTATCAAAAATACAAGTTGCTGGAATAAAAACTAA
- a CDS encoding helicase gives MKNETKISGKLLDINTHRQVSKVGMGITLASVCLSALFMKRNKSIKKFHVASGIAFTCFALYHAGLYDNGIFKKMIIKAKNEVKKA, from the coding sequence TTGAAAAACGAAACAAAAATAAGTGGTAAACTACTTGATATAAACACTCATAGACAAGTATCAAAAGTCGGTATGGGCATCACTTTAGCCTCAGTTTGCTTAAGTGCCCTTTTTATGAAAAGAAATAAAAGCATTAAGAAATTTCATGTTGCTTCAGGCATTGCATTTACCTGCTTTGCTCTTTATCATGCTGGGCTTTATGATAATGGAATCTTCAAAAAAATGATAATAAAAGCAAAAAATGAGGTAAAAAAGGCATAA
- the modD gene encoding ModD protein, translating to MTLSDAEILSYINEDIPYFDLTTSLQNIDKNALLEIYSRDEICVSCVDVAASIARLLSCESQIFVQNSQICKAGDVIIKIYGNYENVHKAWKLAQVALEYASAIATYTNKMVNATKYVNEKCEVLATRKSFPFAKKFCVKAVLEGGGGIHRLGLSDSILFFKNHMKAYGSFDKFLSHLPEFKAKMAERKVCIEAENLDEANKLLKVNCDVVQCDKFSPELIENVLSLRDEISPNTIILAAGGINLSNVKEYAKADAIVTSAMYSKGVADISTRLEIL from the coding sequence ATGACACTTAGCGACGCAGAAATTCTAAGCTATATAAACGAAGATATACCTTACTTTGATCTTACTACGTCGCTTCAAAATATCGATAAAAATGCCTTACTTGAAATTTATTCACGCGATGAAATTTGTGTTAGCTGCGTTGATGTAGCCGCTAGCATCGCGAGGTTACTTTCATGCGAAAGTCAAATTTTTGTGCAAAATTCTCAAATTTGCAAGGCTGGCGATGTGATCATAAAAATTTATGGAAACTATGAAAACGTGCATAAGGCTTGGAAGTTAGCTCAAGTCGCACTAGAATATGCCAGTGCCATCGCAACTTATACAAATAAAATGGTAAATGCCACAAAGTACGTCAATGAAAAATGTGAAGTGTTGGCAACTAGAAAGAGTTTTCCGTTTGCTAAGAAATTTTGCGTAAAAGCCGTACTTGAAGGCGGTGGTGGCATCCATAGGCTTGGGCTTAGCGATAGTATTTTATTTTTTAAAAACCACATGAAAGCCTACGGTAGCTTTGATAAATTTTTATCGCATTTGCCAGAGTTTAAAGCAAAAATGGCTGAGCGAAAAGTATGCATTGAAGCTGAAAATTTAGACGAAGCAAATAAGCTTTTAAAAGTAAACTGCGACGTCGTGCAGTGCGATAAATTTAGTCCAGAGCTCATCGAAAATGTACTCTCTTTAAGAGATGAGATTTCGCCAAATACCATTATCCTAGCAGCTGGTGGTATAAATTTATCAAATGTAAAAGAATACGCAAAAGCCGATGCGATAGTAACGTCAGCTATGTATTCAAAAGGCGTTGCTGATATCAGCACCAGACTTGAGATTTTATAA
- a CDS encoding BCCT family transporter: MFKFQRSKFNNSVFIPSLVIIFLIAAFAAIFPNFSNEFFKGMQNYIAAKFGWFYILVVAVILLSVIILGFSKLGEIKLGADHVKPEHKNISWFSMLFAAGMGIGLVFFGVAEPLMHYLNPPVGDAQTIAAQKLALNITFFHWGMGAWSVYAIVALILAFFSYRHGLPLTLRSAFYPIIGDKIYGKIGSAIDTFAVVATLFGVATSLGYGVLQVNAGLTHVFGLPTMHITLLIVLCFAATISAASGVDKGIKILSNSNIALAICFMFLILFLGDTTQLLKSFVQNSGDYVSTLISNTFNLYAYERQNESWLGGWTLLYWAWWLSWSPFVGLFIAKISKGRTIREFVIGVLLVPTGFTFAWMSFFGNSAIALVQSGFSELATTVNSDSASALFMFLEKFSFSGVLSTIAVFMIVIFFVTSADSAAIVMNMLCSNGKDDTPVWQKVFWGVTVGVVAAFLMLAGGLGSLQALTITTALPFAIVLLGAIYGLFKALRVDITKKETNNFNNMPLSDLSKPWQERLSAIITLPSKKDGSKFLNEVVLKAFNELKDEFAKNGLEANVVKGENFVNLNVGLGDEMDFRYGVYLTKSHSPDYTRELDGDDLYYRAEVYLKEGGQDYDVLGWSEATLINDVIEQYRKHMQFLHVVRR, encoded by the coding sequence ATGTTTAAATTTCAAAGGTCAAAATTTAATAATTCAGTATTTATCCCATCGCTTGTTATCATATTTTTAATAGCGGCATTTGCAGCGATATTTCCAAATTTCTCAAATGAGTTTTTTAAGGGTATGCAAAACTACATCGCGGCCAAATTTGGCTGGTTTTACATCCTAGTCGTTGCCGTCATACTGCTAAGCGTCATCATCCTTGGCTTTAGTAAGCTCGGTGAGATCAAGCTTGGAGCTGACCATGTAAAGCCAGAGCACAAAAATATCTCGTGGTTTTCTATGCTTTTTGCCGCTGGCATGGGCATAGGACTTGTGTTTTTTGGTGTGGCCGAGCCGCTCATGCACTATCTAAACCCACCAGTTGGCGACGCACAAACTATCGCAGCGCAAAAGCTTGCGTTGAATATCACATTTTTTCACTGGGGCATGGGCGCATGGTCGGTCTATGCTATCGTAGCGCTAATTCTAGCCTTTTTCTCGTATAGGCACGGCTTGCCACTCACGCTTAGATCGGCATTTTATCCGATCATCGGCGATAAAATTTATGGCAAGATAGGTAGCGCCATCGATACATTTGCCGTCGTAGCTACCCTTTTTGGCGTGGCGACATCGCTAGGATACGGCGTACTTCAGGTAAATGCTGGCCTTACGCACGTTTTTGGGCTGCCGACTATGCACATCACGCTTCTAATAGTGCTTTGTTTTGCAGCGACCATATCAGCGGCTAGCGGCGTTGATAAGGGCATTAAAATTTTATCAAACTCAAATATCGCGCTAGCTATATGTTTTATGTTTTTGATACTATTTTTGGGCGATACGACGCAGCTTCTAAAGTCGTTTGTGCAAAACAGCGGCGACTACGTCTCTACGCTCATCTCAAACACTTTTAACCTCTACGCCTACGAGAGGCAAAACGAGAGCTGGCTTGGCGGTTGGACGCTGCTATACTGGGCTTGGTGGCTATCTTGGTCGCCGTTTGTGGGGCTTTTTATCGCTAAAATTTCAAAAGGCAGGACGATCAGAGAATTTGTCATCGGCGTGCTTCTCGTGCCAACTGGCTTTACCTTTGCTTGGATGAGCTTTTTTGGCAACTCGGCGATCGCGCTTGTGCAAAGTGGCTTTAGCGAGCTTGCGACGACCGTAAATTCCGACTCGGCTTCGGCGCTTTTTATGTTTTTGGAGAAATTTAGCTTTTCAGGCGTGCTAAGCACGATCGCAGTCTTTATGATCGTCATATTTTTCGTCACTTCGGCCGACTCAGCGGCGATCGTGATGAACATGCTTTGCTCAAACGGCAAGGACGATACGCCGGTTTGGCAAAAGGTCTTTTGGGGCGTTACGGTGGGCGTCGTGGCAGCATTTTTGATGCTTGCCGGCGGTCTTGGCTCGCTTCAAGCACTTACGATAACTACGGCGTTGCCGTTTGCTATCGTGCTACTTGGCGCCATTTACGGGCTATTTAAGGCACTGCGCGTGGATATAACCAAAAAAGAGACAAATAACTTTAACAACATGCCTCTTAGCGATCTTTCAAAGCCTTGGCAAGAGCGACTAAGCGCGATCATCACGCTACCTAGCAAAAAAGACGGCAGTAAATTTCTAAACGAAGTCGTGCTAAAGGCTTTTAACGAGCTAAAAGATGAATTTGCCAAAAACGGCCTTGAGGCAAATGTCGTAAAGGGTGAAAATTTCGTAAATTTAAACGTCGGACTTGGCGATGAGATGGATTTTAGATACGGCGTATATCTCACCAAAAGCCATAGCCCGGACTACACCAGAGAGCTTGATGGCGACGATCTTTATTACAGAGCCGAGGTATATCTAAAAGAGGGCGGTCAAGACTACGACGTGCTTGGTTGGAGCGAGGCCACGCTGATAAACGACGTAATCGAGCAATACCGCAAACATATGCAGTTTTTGCATGTCGTTAGAAGGTAG